Below is a window of Streptomyces sp. ITFR-16 DNA.
CTCGCCCTTGCCGGACGGCGCTCCGACCGCCCAGCCGATCGTGGCGGGGTCGAGCTTGATGTCGAGGCGCCCGGTGATGGCGGAGCTGCCGGGGATCGGGGCCGGGCCGTCGCTCGGGCCGAGGCAGTGCTCGCGCGGCGGGATGGCGGGCGGCTTGGCCGAGGTGCGGACGTCGTCGCTCAGCGCGTCCAGGTCGCCGTAGGTGGCGAGGACCCGGATGCGCTCGGTCTCGGTGCCGTCCTCGGCGTACTGGAAGAGGGAGGCCTGACCGGTGGAGAGGGTGCGTCCGGTGCGGACGGTCTGGGTGCGGATCACGGCGGGGCCCGGCACGGACGCGGTCAGGTAGTGCGCGGAGACCGAGAAGGGGTCCTGGTGCGGCAGGGCCTCGCCGAGCGCGCGGCCGAGCATCGCCAGCAGGTAGCCGCCGTTGACGGCGTGGATGATCGTCCAGCCGGCGGAGAGCTCCGCGTCGTAGACGCCCTCTTCACGGAGGGTGACGGCGGTGTCCCGGTCGAACTCGCTGTCGCCGATGGTTGCCTGCGCGGTCTGTGCCGCCTGCGCTGCTGCCTGTGCCATGGAAAGGACGGTACACCGATTGCATTACTGAGCGGTAGCTTTTTCGGGTCCGTGAGATGACGGCCGGCGGTTCAGTTCTCCTCCGCCGTCGCCGAGCGGCGGTTGTAGGCGCGGGGCGCC
It encodes the following:
- a CDS encoding thioesterase family protein, which produces MAQAAAQAAQTAQATIGDSEFDRDTAVTLREEGVYDAELSAGWTIIHAVNGGYLLAMLGRALGEALPHQDPFSVSAHYLTASVPGPAVIRTQTVRTGRTLSTGQASLFQYAEDGTETERIRVLATYGDLDALSDDVRTSAKPPAIPPREHCLGPSDGPAPIPGSSAITGRLDIKLDPATIGWAVGAPSGKGEMRGWFGLADGRDADPLSLLLTVDALPPTSFELGLKGWTPTIELTTHIRCRPAPGPLRVSITTRNLAGGFLEEDADVWDSADRLVAQSRQLARAPRS